One genomic segment of uncultured Methanobrevibacter sp. includes these proteins:
- a CDS encoding DNA-directed RNA polymerase subunit P has protein sequence MYRCPRCGAEVDHKSYMENKCPKCRYRILFKNVPETTRIIKAR, from the coding sequence TTGTATAGATGTCCACGTTGTGGAGCAGAAGTAGACCATAAAAGCTACATGGAAAATAAATGTCCTAAATGCAGATATAGGATTTTATTCAAAAATGTTCCAGAAACAACCAGAATTATAAAAGCAAGATAA
- a CDS encoding (Fe-S)-binding protein yields MLYFRGCTAREKQTDIAKATERLLEIAGVDFHTLDDEKCCGSVLLRTGFIDEAEEQIRKNTEILKGDTIITSCAGCYKTLKEDYEGLDVVHISQLLYDLIKEGKLSFSKKNLDVTYHDSCHLGRHCNVFDEPREVIDSVANLIEMENIRENSLCCGAGGGVKSAYPEIAHEMASLRISQAKETDCETLVTPCPFCKLNLENDDIEVLDLTEFLVKYGDVDEDQ; encoded by the coding sequence ATGTTATATTTTAGGGGATGCACTGCAAGAGAAAAACAAACTGACATTGCAAAAGCTACTGAAAGACTTCTTGAAATTGCAGGCGTTGATTTTCACACATTGGATGATGAAAAATGTTGCGGATCTGTTTTACTTAGAACCGGTTTTATCGATGAAGCAGAAGAGCAAATCCGAAAAAATACTGAAATTTTAAAGGGAGATACTATTATTACTTCCTGTGCGGGATGTTATAAAACTTTAAAAGAGGATTATGAAGGTTTGGATGTAGTTCATATTTCACAGCTTTTATATGATTTGATTAAAGAGGGCAAGCTTAGTTTTTCTAAAAAGAATTTAGATGTTACTTATCATGATTCATGTCATTTAGGTCGCCATTGCAATGTTTTCGATGAGCCAAGAGAGGTAATTGATTCAGTTGCAAATCTGATTGAAATGGAAAATATTCGTGAAAACAGTTTGTGTTGCGGCGCTGGAGGGGGTGTAAAGTCAGCTTATCCCGAAATTGCTCACGAGATGGCATCTTTAAGGATTAGTCAGGCTAAGGAAACCGATTGTGAAACACTGGTTACTCCATGTCCTTTCTGCAAACTGAATCTTGAGAATGATGATATTGAAGTTTTGGATTTAACTGAATTTTTAGTAAAATATGGTGATGTGGATGAAGACCAGTGA
- a CDS encoding DUF5654 family protein: MANEVTKLIMETILGLITTAFALVAGLAWNEAIQKLIEKFIGTGDALPSLFIYAIVVTILAVIVTVLLARVAGKMGIDLGDD, translated from the coding sequence ATGGCAAACGAAGTAACAAAATTAATTATGGAAACTATTTTAGGATTGATTACAACTGCATTCGCACTTGTTGCAGGTTTAGCATGGAATGAAGCAATCCAAAAATTAATTGAGAAATTTATAGGTACTGGAGATGCTCTTCCAAGTTTATTCATATATGCTATAGTTGTAACCATTCTTGCTGTTATTGTTACCGTATTACTCGCAAGAGTAGCTGGTAAAATGGGAATTGACCTCGGTGATGACTAA
- a CDS encoding DUF2304 domain-containing protein produces MFLYSLIFPIISIIAIVWFVLRYLRGKNSALTTLLWALFWIVVAIFSLFPNLSNEFARLVGITRGLDFIIILVFIVLFYTILRLYFIVDKLQNDLNTVVKQTAIQNEITLDDEEE; encoded by the coding sequence ATGTTTTTATATTCGTTAATATTTCCGATTATTTCTATTATAGCTATTGTATGGTTTGTATTAAGATATTTAAGGGGAAAAAATTCTGCACTTACAACACTATTATGGGCTCTTTTCTGGATTGTTGTTGCAATATTTTCACTTTTCCCAAATTTAAGTAATGAATTTGCCCGGTTAGTGGGCATAACTCGTGGTTTAGATTTTATTATCATTTTAGTATTCATAGTATTGTTTTATACTATTTTAAGACTTTACTTTATTGTAGATAAACTGCAGAATGATTTGAATACTGTTGTAAAACAGACAGCAATACAAAATGAAATTACTCTTGATGATGAAGAGGAATAG
- the cbiQ gene encoding cobalt ECF transporter T component CbiQ codes for MKFDMDYIAHNNELTETNPYFKLFLTIILLIVTLALDNLYFDVFIFVVMSIVILAIAKINYRSYLKFLSIPMAFLVITCIFLLFFFGKGDVIYETGILGIVVTNDSFHYAVYTFMRVMGCLPCLGFLALTTPIAKILNCLRTFKVPKILIEIALLMYNTIFIFLNEIDTMQKAQNSRLGYHSYWTSFKSLGALASTIFLRALDKSETLQHSLDSRGYTGDLPVYEPRKKEH; via the coding sequence ATGAAATTTGATATGGATTATATTGCACATAATAATGAATTAACAGAAACAAATCCTTATTTTAAATTGTTTTTAACAATTATATTGTTAATTGTTACATTAGCACTCGATAATCTGTATTTTGATGTATTCATATTTGTTGTAATGTCAATTGTCATTTTAGCAATTGCAAAAATTAACTATAGATCTTATTTGAAATTCCTGTCAATTCCAATGGCATTTCTTGTTATAACATGTATATTTTTACTGTTCTTCTTTGGAAAGGGGGATGTAATATATGAAACTGGAATACTGGGCATAGTGGTTACTAATGATTCATTTCATTATGCTGTTTATACATTTATGAGAGTTATGGGATGTTTGCCTTGTTTAGGATTTTTAGCATTGACTACTCCTATTGCAAAGATTTTAAATTGCCTTAGAACTTTTAAAGTTCCAAAAATTTTAATTGAAATTGCACTTTTGATGTATAATACTATATTCATATTTTTAAATGAAATCGACACTATGCAGAAAGCTCAAAACTCTAGATTGGGTTATCATTCATACTGGACTTCATTCAAGTCTTTAGGAGCTCTTGCAAGTACAATATTTTTAAGGGCACTTGATAAAAGTGAAACATTACAACATTCTTTAGATTCTAGAGGCTACACAGGTGATCTTCCGGTTTATGAACCAAGAAAAAAGGAGCATTAA
- the guaB gene encoding IMP dehydrogenase, whose amino-acid sequence MSYSKKVQEARMSYTFDDFLLTPNASYVEPKDICTNIELGKGIKLNIPVLSAAMDTVTEADLAIAMAQQGGIGVLHRNLSLERQVEEVRKVKNAEDLTIRDVITISPDSTVIQAEEIMRDELISGLPVVDDDADVLGIISKRDIRPVLKSEPSTHIKDIMTSDVVTVEEGVSAEEALNVAYENKVERLPVVRDGKLVGIITIKDILNRSQYPNAARDKNGNFLVAAACGPFDLDRAMALDQAGADIISIDCAHAHNMNVVKFTETIKDNIDAELCVGNIATAEAAEDLISMGVDALKVGIGPGSMCTTRIVAGVGVPQLTAISDVADAARDSGVPVIADGGIRYSGDVAKAIGAGADAVMLGNLLAASLEAPGDIVVMNGKQYKKYRGMGSMGAMTSEYDGGADRYFQGQKSKMNHTKYVPEGIEGAVPYRGTIAEILFQLVGGLKSSMGYCGAKDIAAMKEKARFVRITSSGIKESHPHDLLITNESPNYPTLE is encoded by the coding sequence ATGTCATATTCAAAAAAAGTCCAGGAAGCAAGAATGTCTTATACTTTTGATGATTTTCTCTTAACTCCAAACGCAAGTTATGTAGAACCAAAAGATATTTGTACAAATATTGAATTAGGTAAAGGAATTAAATTGAACATTCCTGTTTTAAGTGCGGCTATGGATACCGTTACTGAAGCAGACCTTGCAATTGCTATGGCACAGCAAGGTGGTATTGGAGTACTTCACAGAAATCTATCTTTAGAAAGACAGGTTGAAGAAGTTAGAAAAGTTAAAAATGCTGAAGATTTAACTATTCGTGATGTTATAACTATTTCTCCGGATTCCACTGTAATTCAGGCTGAAGAAATAATGCGTGATGAACTTATCAGCGGATTGCCTGTTGTTGATGATGATGCTGATGTATTGGGCATTATATCAAAAAGAGATATTAGGCCGGTTTTAAAATCCGAACCTTCAACTCATATCAAAGACATAATGACTTCAGATGTCGTTACTGTTGAAGAAGGAGTATCTGCTGAAGAAGCATTGAATGTTGCTTATGAAAACAAGGTTGAAAGACTTCCTGTTGTTCGTGATGGCAAACTGGTAGGAATAATCACTATTAAAGATATTTTAAACAGATCACAATATCCTAATGCAGCACGTGATAAAAATGGAAACTTTTTGGTCGCTGCAGCATGCGGTCCATTCGATTTGGACAGGGCGATGGCACTTGATCAGGCAGGGGCAGATATTATTTCCATTGACTGCGCTCATGCACACAATATGAATGTGGTTAAATTTACTGAAACTATTAAAGATAATATTGACGCTGAATTATGTGTAGGTAACATTGCAACTGCTGAAGCTGCTGAAGACTTAATATCCATGGGTGTAGATGCACTTAAAGTTGGTATTGGTCCTGGTTCAATGTGTACCACTCGTATTGTAGCTGGTGTTGGTGTACCTCAACTTACAGCTATTTCAGATGTTGCTGATGCTGCTCGCGATTCCGGTGTTCCTGTTATTGCTGACGGAGGTATCAGATACTCCGGTGATGTTGCAAAAGCTATTGGTGCCGGTGCAGATGCAGTAATGCTAGGTAATTTACTTGCAGCTTCCTTAGAAGCTCCTGGAGATATTGTTGTAATGAACGGTAAACAATACAAAAAATATCGTGGAATGGGATCTATGGGTGCAATGACCAGCGAGTATGATGGTGGAGCAGACAGATACTTCCAAGGTCAAAAAAGTAAAATGAACCATACCAAATACGTTCCTGAAGGTATTGAAGGTGCTGTACCATACAGAGGAACTATTGCAGAAATCTTATTCCAGTTAGTTGGTGGTTTAAAATCATCCATGGGTTATTGTGGTGCAAAAGATATTGCTGCAATGAAAGAAAAAGCCAGATTCGTTAGAATTACAAGTAGTGGTATAAAAGAATCCCACCCTCACGACTTGTTAATTACTAATGAAAGTCCTAATTATCCAACTCTTGAATAG
- the rpl37A gene encoding 50S ribosomal protein L37Ae — MARTKKVGITGRFGARYGRKAKRSVKIIEENMKKNHVCPKCDRPYVKRQAAGIWKCRKCGAVFTGGAYVPQTPMAKSAARSIRDIRVEE; from the coding sequence ATGGCAAGAACTAAAAAAGTAGGTATCACAGGAAGGTTCGGTGCAAGATACGGAAGAAAAGCAAAAAGATCTGTTAAAATCATTGAAGAAAACATGAAAAAAAATCATGTTTGTCCTAAATGTGATAGACCATATGTAAAAAGACAAGCTGCTGGAATCTGGAAATGCAGAAAATGTGGTGCAGTATTCACTGGTGGAGCTTACGTTCCTCAAACCCCTATGGCAAAATCTGCAGCACGTAGTATCAGAGATATTAGAGTGGAGGAATAA
- a CDS encoding Brix domain-containing protein: protein MLISTSRKPSQKTRKFCKNLARSTDSTSVNRGKMNMRELLLKALELDEINLAVVNEIKGNPSKVTFYSNKGEVLLVMLISVTQDSEKLNIAPSRLKIVSQFDKLNVLSDILGLDLVDKAEDNYILISQDEKFMAKINFINKFGDKLHFQINVKKILEDVHD, encoded by the coding sequence ATGTTAATTTCTACTTCTAGAAAACCTTCTCAAAAAACTAGAAAGTTCTGTAAGAATTTAGCACGTTCTACCGATTCAACCTCTGTTAATAGGGGAAAAATGAATATGCGCGAATTGCTGCTAAAGGCTCTTGAATTGGATGAAATTAACTTGGCAGTCGTTAATGAAATCAAAGGAAATCCAAGTAAAGTAACCTTTTATTCAAATAAGGGTGAGGTTTTGCTTGTAATGCTTATCAGTGTTACACAGGATTCGGAAAAGCTTAACATTGCACCTTCAAGATTGAAAATAGTTTCACAATTTGATAAGCTTAATGTTTTAAGTGATATTTTAGGTTTGGATTTAGTGGACAAGGCTGAGGATAATTATATCCTTATTTCTCAAGATGAAAAATTTATGGCTAAGATTAATTTTATCAATAAATTTGGAGATAAACTCCATTTTCAAATCAATGTTAAAAAGATTTTAGAGGATGTACATGATTGA
- a CDS encoding energy-coupling factor ABC transporter substrate-binding protein: MKTSTLIILAVVCIILFIAPLIMFNGHGEDDGYFGGADDAAGEAIEETGFEPWFSSIWEPPSGEIESLLFALQAAIGAIIIGYAFGYWRGKGKEE; the protein is encoded by the coding sequence ATGAAAACATCAACATTAATTATTTTAGCTGTTGTGTGCATCATATTATTCATTGCACCATTAATAATGTTTAATGGTCATGGAGAAGATGACGGATACTTTGGCGGTGCAGATGATGCAGCAGGTGAAGCTATCGAAGAAACAGGTTTTGAACCTTGGTTTTCATCTATATGGGAACCACCTAGTGGTGAAATAGAAAGTTTATTATTTGCTCTTCAAGCAGCTATAGGTGCAATCATTATTGGTTATGCATTTGGTTACTGGAGAGGTAAAGGAAAAGAAGAATAA
- a CDS encoding LUD domain-containing protein, with translation MKTSELETMRKSFNTVKKRSGTIKDSSSTKRLIKRVQEIKKFSIENNEELFNQTLESFKRNDIDFKIANSAQDALDIIDELLAEYDCTTIAKAKSNTLGEINLKAHLKGTDIDVVETDLGDRILQLKRTDNKPVHPTGPASHLNISKITDIVNDSLDVNVNPEAREIMETVRKDVLKRLENANVGISGANAIASEEGSLVMVHNEGNISIVSLKDLHIIVAGIDKIVPCLEDAISVVKLETIFATGNYVTSYMNVISGPSKTADIEKKLLKNMYGAEKVVVILLDNGRSEATPECLYCIGCGNCVVHCPVYNAVGNEFGFNNYLGGRGVAMSKFIEDDETCYNSGLYMCTLCGLCTLNCPVSIPTNEIIENMRKLSADVGFYPKAHGIIKENVSKNDSPY, from the coding sequence ATGAAGACCAGTGAACTTGAAACAATGAGAAAATCTTTCAATACAGTTAAAAAAAGATCAGGTACTATTAAAGACTCATCATCTACCAAAAGATTAATTAAAAGAGTTCAGGAAATTAAAAAGTTCTCAATTGAAAACAACGAAGAGTTATTCAATCAGACATTAGAATCATTTAAACGCAACGATATTGATTTTAAAATTGCTAATTCAGCACAGGATGCATTGGATATCATTGATGAGCTATTGGCTGAATATGACTGCACTACAATTGCTAAAGCAAAATCCAATACTCTTGGTGAAATCAATCTTAAAGCCCATCTTAAGGGCACTGATATTGACGTTGTTGAAACTGATTTGGGAGATAGGATATTGCAGCTTAAAAGGACTGATAATAAACCCGTTCATCCGACAGGTCCTGCTTCTCATTTGAATATTTCCAAGATTACTGATATTGTCAACGATTCCCTGGATGTTAATGTCAATCCTGAAGCTAGGGAAATCATGGAAACTGTCAGGAAGGATGTGCTGAAACGTCTTGAAAATGCTAATGTAGGTATAAGTGGAGCCAACGCTATAGCATCCGAAGAAGGTTCCCTCGTAATGGTGCACAATGAAGGCAATATTTCAATAGTTTCACTTAAAGATTTGCATATAATCGTAGCTGGAATCGATAAAATTGTACCTTGTCTTGAAGATGCAATCTCTGTTGTAAAGCTTGAGACAATTTTTGCAACAGGAAACTATGTGACATCATATATGAATGTAATTTCCGGACCTTCAAAAACTGCCGATATTGAGAAAAAACTCCTGAAAAATATGTATGGTGCCGAAAAGGTTGTTGTAATACTGCTTGACAATGGAAGAAGTGAAGCTACACCGGAATGCCTTTATTGTATTGGATGCGGAAATTGTGTAGTGCACTGTCCTGTATATAATGCAGTAGGTAATGAATTCGGATTCAACAACTATCTTGGAGGCCGTGGTGTTGCAATGTCAAAGTTCATTGAAGATGATGAAACCTGCTATAATTCAGGTCTTTACATGTGTACCTTGTGCGGACTGTGTACTTTAAACTGTCCGGTCAGTATTCCGACAAATGAAATAATTGAAAACATGAGGAAATTATCAGCTGATGTCGGATTTTACCCAAAGGCTCACGGCATTATCAAAGAGAATGTTTCTAAAAACGATTCTCCTTATTAA
- the pyrF gene encoding orotidine-5'-phosphate decarboxylase, with translation MNIKNNLILALDVMSESEAIEICDSIKEQIDTIKIGYPLALAEGLEIINKLKDKFGFKVICDFKVADIDATNEKICDETFKAGADAIICHGFVGSDSVQACLDMANKHQKELFLLTEMSHPGAKMFLQKNADAIAQMGVDMGITNYVAPATRLDRLSDIRDIVGKDAYIISPGVGKQGGDGKKTLEYSNAIIVGRSIYESDNPKEACEKLIESLN, from the coding sequence ATGAACATAAAAAACAACTTGATATTAGCACTTGACGTAATGAGTGAAAGTGAAGCTATTGAAATATGTGATTCAATTAAAGAACAAATTGATACAATTAAAATAGGATATCCACTGGCACTTGCCGAAGGTCTTGAAATCATCAACAAACTAAAAGACAAATTCGGATTTAAAGTAATCTGTGACTTTAAGGTAGCAGATATCGACGCAACAAATGAAAAAATATGTGATGAAACATTCAAGGCAGGTGCAGATGCAATTATATGCCATGGTTTTGTCGGATCAGACAGTGTACAGGCATGTCTAGATATGGCAAACAAACACCAGAAAGAATTATTCCTGCTAACTGAAATGTCACATCCCGGAGCAAAAATGTTTCTGCAAAAAAATGCAGATGCAATAGCTCAAATGGGAGTGGACATGGGAATCACAAACTATGTTGCACCTGCAACCAGACTTGACAGATTATCAGATATTCGTGATATTGTCGGGAAAGATGCATATATTATCTCTCCGGGTGTTGGAAAGCAAGGAGGAGACGGTAAAAAAACATTGGAATATTCAAATGCAATTATTGTTGGAAGAAGTATTTACGAATCAGATAATCCAAAGGAAGCATGTGAAAAATTAATTGAATCCTTGAATTGA
- a CDS encoding (5-formylfuran-3-yl)methyl phosphate synthase, with the protein MLLLISPINREEALESIEGGADIVDVKNPKEGSLGANFPWVIKEIRELTPEDKLVSATLGDVPYKPGTVSLAAMGAHVSGADYIKVGLYGTKDHDEAVEVMENVVKTVKDVSEDTIIVAAGYADAHRVGAVGPMEIPKIAKDAGCDLAMLDTAVKDGHTLFDYLDIDQLKEFVEEAHSYDLLTALAGSVKKEQLKPLNDIGCDVVGIRGAACVGGDRNTGKIHHTAVAELKELLDSF; encoded by the coding sequence ATGCTTCTATTAATAAGTCCTATAAATCGTGAAGAAGCTCTTGAATCTATTGAAGGCGGAGCAGATATTGTTGATGTGAAAAATCCTAAGGAAGGCTCCCTTGGTGCTAATTTCCCATGGGTAATTAAAGAGATTAGGGAATTAACTCCTGAAGACAAACTTGTCAGTGCTACTTTAGGTGATGTACCTTACAAACCGGGTACTGTTTCACTTGCAGCAATGGGTGCTCATGTTTCCGGAGCAGATTATATTAAAGTTGGATTATATGGAACAAAAGACCATGACGAAGCGGTTGAAGTCATGGAAAATGTTGTAAAAACTGTAAAAGATGTAAGTGAAGATACAATTATTGTAGCAGCAGGATATGCTGACGCTCACCGTGTAGGTGCAGTCGGCCCTATGGAAATTCCAAAAATAGCAAAAGATGCAGGATGCGACCTTGCAATGTTGGATACTGCTGTTAAAGACGGTCATACATTATTTGATTATTTAGATATTGATCAGTTAAAAGAATTTGTTGAAGAAGCTCACAGTTATGATTTATTAACTGCACTTGCAGGGTCCGTTAAAAAGGAACAATTAAAACCATTGAATGATATTGGTTGTGATGTTGTAGGTATTAGAGGAGCCGCTTGTGTTGGTGGTGACAGAAATACTGGTAAAATACACCACACTGCAGTTGCTGAGCTTAAAGAATTATTGGATTCATTCTAG
- the cbiM gene encoding cobalt ECF transporter S component CbiM: MHIMEGYLPLNWCIIWFVISFIVVAFGIYQIKKIVDETPESKALLAVSGAFMFVLSSLKLPSVTGSCSHPCGNGLGAALFGPAVTAVLATIVLLFQAILLAHGGLTTLGANIFSMGIVGPLVAWLVYKGLTKANVSSTIAIFFAAFLGDLLTYVATSFQLAFAFPAPTFGEALTKFLVIFAVTQVPLAIGEGLLTVIIWDRLKAYKPKLLDKLGALAPNEA; encoded by the coding sequence ATGCATATTATGGAAGGATATTTACCATTAAACTGGTGTATAATATGGTTTGTCATATCATTCATCGTTGTTGCATTTGGTATATATCAAATTAAAAAAATCGTGGATGAAACCCCTGAATCAAAAGCATTGCTTGCTGTAAGTGGTGCATTCATGTTTGTATTATCATCTTTGAAATTGCCTTCTGTTACTGGAAGTTGTTCTCACCCTTGTGGTAACGGGTTAGGCGCAGCATTATTTGGTCCAGCTGTAACTGCAGTACTTGCAACTATTGTACTTTTATTCCAAGCAATTTTACTTGCTCACGGTGGATTAACTACTTTAGGTGCAAACATATTCTCTATGGGAATTGTCGGACCATTAGTCGCATGGTTAGTATATAAAGGTTTAACTAAAGCTAATGTTTCATCAACTATTGCAATCTTCTTTGCAGCATTTTTAGGTGACTTGTTAACTTATGTAGCTACTTCATTCCAATTAGCTTTCGCTTTCCCTGCTCCTACTTTTGGTGAAGCATTAACCAAATTCTTAGTTATTTTCGCAGTAACTCAAGTGCCATTAGCTATTGGTGAAGGTCTCTTAACCGTAATTATATGGGACAGATTAAAAGCTTATAAACCAAAATTATTAGATAAATTAGGTGCTTTAGCTCCTAATGAAGCATAA
- the ribC gene encoding riboflavin synthase, which yields MRIGICDTTFARFDMAAAAIDELKNNAYDLKIIRQTVPGVKDLPVTAKILIEEENCDIVMALGMPGPMEKDKMCAHEASTGLINAQLMTNTHILEVFVHEDEEEDPVELAKLAENRAREHAQNLIKMMYHRKAMRKEAGMGMREGKEDAGPL from the coding sequence ATGAGAATTGGAATTTGTGACACTACATTTGCTCGCTTTGACATGGCTGCAGCAGCTATCGATGAGCTTAAAAATAATGCTTATGATTTAAAAATCATCCGTCAAACAGTTCCTGGCGTTAAAGACCTGCCGGTAACTGCAAAAATTCTCATTGAAGAGGAAAACTGTGACATTGTAATGGCACTTGGAATGCCTGGCCCTATGGAAAAAGATAAGATGTGTGCTCATGAAGCATCAACAGGTCTTATTAATGCACAGCTCATGACAAACACTCACATTTTGGAAGTATTTGTCCATGAAGATGAAGAAGAAGATCCTGTTGAGCTTGCAAAACTTGCTGAAAACAGGGCACGTGAACATGCACAAAACCTGATAAAAATGATGTATCACAGAAAAGCAATGAGAAAAGAAGCTGGAATGGGAATGCGTGAAGGAAAAGAAGATGCAGGACCATTATAA
- a CDS encoding ATP-binding cassette domain-containing protein, translating into MIEVKNIKYAYNSEYQALKGVSLKVERGEMVALLGKNGAGKSTLFLHLNGIFEPDEGQVFIDGEELKYDKKSLLKFRQKVGIVFQNPDDQIFAPTVEEDVAFGPLNLGLSMEEVQDRVEYALARVGMSGYEKKAPHHLSGGQKKRVAIAGILAMKPEVMVLDEPTAGLDPQGVVDLSKLLRELNDEGITILISTHEVDLVPNYAERVFVLVDGLLIAEGTPKEIFAKPEILDQANLKVPIVTELFQDLEKEGFDMQGDYPLTIDEAKDKFLDLLNKN; encoded by the coding sequence ATGATTGAAGTAAAAAATATTAAATATGCTTATAATTCTGAGTATCAGGCTCTTAAAGGAGTTAGCTTAAAGGTCGAAAGAGGCGAAATGGTTGCTCTTTTAGGTAAAAATGGTGCTGGTAAATCAACTTTGTTTCTTCATTTGAATGGAATTTTTGAACCTGATGAAGGTCAGGTCTTCATTGATGGTGAAGAATTAAAATATGATAAAAAGTCATTGCTTAAATTCAGACAAAAAGTTGGGATTGTATTTCAAAATCCTGATGACCAGATATTTGCTCCTACAGTTGAGGAGGATGTCGCATTCGGTCCTCTTAATTTGGGATTGTCTATGGAAGAGGTTCAGGACAGAGTTGAATATGCCCTAGCCCGTGTAGGTATGTCAGGATATGAGAAAAAAGCACCTCATCATTTAAGTGGAGGTCAAAAGAAACGTGTTGCCATTGCAGGTATTCTTGCAATGAAACCTGAAGTGATGGTTTTGGATGAACCTACAGCAGGCCTTGACCCTCAGGGAGTTGTTGATTTGTCAAAATTGTTAAGAGAACTTAATGATGAAGGAATTACAATCTTAATTTCAACACACGAAGTAGATTTGGTCCCTAATTATGCTGAACGTGTTTTTGTTTTAGTTGATGGTTTATTGATTGCAGAAGGAACTCCTAAAGAAATTTTTGCAAAACCTGAAATATTGGATCAAGCTAATTTAAAAGTCCCAATTGTCACTGAACTCTTCCAAGATCTTGAAAAGGAAGGTTTTGACATGCAAGGGGATTATCCGTTAACAATTGACGAAGCTAAGGATAAGTTTTTAGATTTGTTAAACAAAAACTAA
- a CDS encoding glycosyltransferase family 2 protein, with amino-acid sequence MEYEVTLEDKNATYVVLPAYNEATRIPPVLESIAEKGYNMVIVNDGSTDNTLDVILESKRKYPNQIHVFSLLINRGVGVATQTGFDAVLKFNPKYVVSMDSDGQHSADDLDAVIKPLVVGDAQAVIGVRPLEDMPRSRNYANAIMNLLTKIFYRVDVSDSQTGFRAITREALNKITINATGYLISSEFIREIHDNNIPFAEVPIKTIYTPETQAKGTNTTAAIKILLQMIKHQF; translated from the coding sequence ATGGAATATGAAGTAACTTTGGAAGATAAAAATGCAACATATGTGGTTCTTCCGGCATATAATGAAGCAACAAGAATCCCGCCTGTATTGGAATCAATTGCAGAGAAAGGATATAATATGGTCATTGTCAATGACGGTTCAACAGACAATACATTGGATGTTATTCTTGAATCCAAAAGGAAATATCCAAATCAGATTCATGTCTTTTCTTTACTAATTAATAGAGGTGTTGGTGTTGCTACACAAACAGGCTTTGATGCAGTTTTGAAATTCAATCCAAAATATGTTGTCAGTATGGATTCAGATGGACAGCACTCAGCCGATGATTTGGATGCTGTAATAAAACCATTGGTTGTAGGAGATGCTCAGGCAGTTATAGGCGTAAGGCCTCTGGAAGATATGCCTAGAAGCAGAAATTATGCCAATGCCATAATGAATTTATTGACCAAAATATTTTATAGGGTAGATGTAAGCGATTCTCAAACTGGTTTTAGGGCAATTACCAGAGAGGCATTAAATAAAATTACAATTAACGCTACTGGATATCTCATATCTTCAGAATTCATACGTGAAATCCATGACAATAATATTCCATTTGCAGAAGTTCCGATCAAAACAATTTACACTCCAGAAACTCAAGCAAAAGGAACAAATACTACTGCTGCAATAAAAATATTGCTTCAAATGATTAAACATCAGTTTTAA